AAGCTGCGCTTCTCGTACTGGCGGACTGAGGGGCTGCAAATTTGGAAGGACTGATGGTTTGATGAAATTTGGTCCTTTGCTCCTTCCCCCTTGATGGGGGAAGGTCGGGATGGGGGTGAGAAAAAAACTCCCAATTTTTCCCATCCTCCACCGCCACACCGGGGAAGATCATTGATCATTCCCAAAAATAAAGGTATCTTAACAAAACTGTTACTTTCCTGTTGAGGGGACCCCATGGCAGAGCAATTCCGTAATCTTCTGGTCATTGATGATGAAGGCTCCATGCGTCATATGCTGCGGCTGGTTCTGGAGCAGCACCAGTATCGGGTCAGTGAAGCCGCCAACGGTGCCGAGGCCATCAATCTGCTCTACAAGGAAAAGTTTGACGTCATTCTCTCCGATATCCGCATGCCGGACATGGACGGCCTGACCTTTCTGGAACAACCGGAAGTCCGTGCGCTCACCAGCACGATCATCATGATGAGCGCCTATGGCAGCGTCGATACCGCGTTGGAATGCATGAAACGCGGCGCCTACGATTACATTTCCAAACCCTTCAAGCCCGATGAAGTCATCCTGACCCTGCGTAAAGCCGAAGAGCGGCAGCAGCTGAAGGTTGAAAACCGGCAATTGAAGCAAGCGCTGTCGAAGCAGGAGCAAAACTTCTCCATCGAACACATCATCCATGCCAGCCCCAAAATGCAGCAGTTGCTTAAGCTGGTCAAAGTGGCGGCCAAAGCCGACTCGCCGGTGCTGATCAGCGGTGAAACCGGAACCGGCAAGGAATTGATCGCCAAAGCCCTGCACAGTGAAAGCGCCCGCAAAGGTCAGTTTTTGGCCATCAACTGCAGCGCCATCACCGCCGGGTTGCTGGAAAGCGAACTATTCGGACATAAAAAAGGGGCTTTTACCGGCGCAGACCGGGATAAGGAAGGATTGTTTTCCATCGCCCACGGCGGCACCCTGTTTCTGGATGAGATTGCCGACCTGCCCCTGGAGCTGCAACCAAAACTGTTGCGGGTTCTGCAGGAGAGTGAAATCAGGAAGGTGGGCGCCACCCGCTCGGAAAAAATCAATACCCGGGTGATTGCCGCCGCCGGCACCGACCTGCAGGGTGCGGTCCAGCAAGGAACCTTTCGCCAGGATCTGTATTACCGCCTGGCCGTGGTTGATGTGCACCTGCCGCCATTGCGCGAACGGCCTGAAGATATCGTCAAGCTGAGCGAATATTTCCTGGCCAAGAGCTGCCAGCGGGAGAAGCGGCCCTGCCCGCAGTTGACCGAAGAGGCCAAACAGACGCTGACCCGCTATCCCTGGCCCGGCAATGTCCGCGAGCTGGAAAACTATATTGAGAAAGCCCTCATCTTCAGCCACGGTGAACAGCTGGACCTGCCCGCGCTGCGCATGAGGCAGCCCCCCCCGGGAGGTTTCGATGCGGAAGAGTACTCCCTGAAGGTCGCCACCCGGCGGCTGGAAGAAGAGTATATTCGCAAGGCCTTGAAAAAAACCGACCGCAACCGGACCCAGGCCGCCCAGCTGCTGGAAATCAGCCTGCGCTCACTGATGTACAAGATCAAGGATTACGAGATCGAATGATCCCCTGTCGCCACGCCGGAGGCTTCTTCGCCGGCCTGGCTCAGAGCAGCCCCCGGTCAGCCAGGCTGACATACTCCCCCTTGCCGATAATGACATGGTCCAGCACCCGCACTCCCATCAACTCGCCCACCTGTTTCAACCGTTCGGTAATATTGAGATCTTCGCGGCTCGGCGTCGGGTCGCCGGAAGGGTGGTTGTGGACAAAGAGGATGGCGGCTGCCGCTTCCTTGAGGGCCGGGGCAAAGACTTCCCGCGGATGGACAATACTCGCATTCAGACTCCCTTCGGAGATGCGCACCTCTTTTAACAGCCGGTTTTTGGTGTCCAACAACAGAGCGACAAACACCTCTTTGCGGTAATCGCAGAGTCGTTCATGGAAATGCAGGAAGGCATCCTGAGATGACCGGTAAGGCTGGCCCGGCTGCAGGCGCTGATCGGCAAAACGCCGGCCGATCTGGAACAGCGCCTGAATTTCCGCTGCTTTGGCCGGACCGATGCCGGGTTGCTGACAAAGTTCGCTGATACTGGCTGCAGCCAGTTGCCGAAACGAACCGAACCGGCTGAGCAGCGCCCGCGCCAGGTCGACCGCGCTGTTTTTCCCGGAGCCGTCCCCGGTACGAATGATCAATGCCAGCAATTCGGCATCGGTCAGTTTCTCGGCTCCAGACGCAAGTAATTTCTCCCGCGGACGCTCGTCCGCCGGCCAATCTTTAATCCGCCGCATATCCCCCTCCTCGGCATTCAATTGTCAGGTTAATGATTTCAGTTTATTGCGGCAAATCCGCTTTAAACGGAGTCCCCCAAAAGGTCCCCAGCACACTCTTTTCCGCCGGGCTGATAATCACCCCGCGGGCCGCCATCAGATCCAGCAATTCATTCAGAGAACGTCCGTCCCGCATGGCCCGATCCACCGGTGCCAGGCTGTGACAGCCGGTGCAGCGCCGCTCCAGAATGGCCCGGTATTCTCCTAAAGGATCAGCCTGAGGCAGAGGCGATGCGGGCGAAGCACTCTTGAGCGCCGCCTGCTTTGCAGTCCAGAAGATTCCCATGACCTCTGCTTCACGATCATCGAGCCGCGCCCCGAAGCGGATCATCTTGGTGATGATTTCATCGATATTCTCACCCCGCTGCAGCGCTTGCTCAATGCGCGCCGGCGTGTGGCACTGGCTGCAACGTTCGTTAATGATGCGCTGGTATTCGGCCTCGATCTTGTCCTGGGCGGATACCGACAGCGCAGCAGCCAAGCTGGCCGCCAGAACAAGGACCGTCACAGACAGATATTTCATAGCTGACTATTCCCTCACATAGGTATCGATATCGGTCTCATGGGGCATCCCCATGAACCGGGCGTATTCCGATTCAATCACCGCGAAATGCTTTTGGCTTTCCAGGGCCAGCTGCTCAAAAACGATCCGCACCCCGGGATCAACGATATTCTTCGCTTTGCTGCGCAGAATCCGTTCCATCTGCTGTTCTTTGCCAAGGGCGATCTCCCGCGCCTTGCGTTCTTTGACTTCCTCGCTGATAATCCCGTCGAGTTCTTTCACGACCGCGGCCTCCTCATTGCAGGGGGTCACGATAAATTCGTCAAAGCTGCCGAATTCAGTCCCTTTGTAATAGCGGAAAAAACGTTCGACATGCGCCCTTTTTTCATCGGCCAGGCGGTTGAAGACCCTCTTTCCACCTTCATCCGCAACCATCTCCGCAGCCTTTCGATAAAAGCACATGATCTGTTTGGCACTCTCAACCGCCTGTTTGATCGCTTCCTGATGAATGAATTCCTGCGGCATAGGACCCTCCTTGTGCAAAGGTTGCTCAGCACGTTCTCTCTTTTAAAAATAGCCGAGCCCAGCCGCTTGTCAATCACTTAACCCACTGAACTTGAGTCACTTTCAGCGCAACAGGATGGTCGCTGCGAAGCTATATTGCACCGCGGCTTTTCAACAGATCGGCCACAGCTTCGGCAAGCTTACGGTATCCTTGCGCATTGAGATGGACCGCATCGCTTTTATAGCTGCGATCAAAGAGCAGCTCCCCCAACCGATCTTCCAGCAGGGGAAACTTGAGCTCTTCGGCCAGCTGGCGATAGAGGTCCAGATCCTTGGCCAGCAGCCCCATTTGCGGAACCGCGATCATCACCACCTGGATATCCCGCTGATGGGCCGCTTCGTACATGCGGCGCAGATTCTCCTGCAACTGTCCGCGGTCCTGCTTGCGCAGGATATCATTACCGCCTTCGCAAATGATAACCAGATCCGGTTTTACGTCATCCAGCAATCCCGGCAGGCGGCGTGCCCCTTCGTCGCTGGTTTCCCCGGAGATGCCGGCGTTGATCACCTTGCGCGCGATCAGCCGGCTCAACTGGGCGGGATAGCTCAATTCCGGAGCCGCCCCCGCTCCTTTGGTCAAACTGTCGCCGAAGGCCAGGATGACGTCATTCGGACGCAACGGCGTGAGATATTGCTGCTTGTTGTCACAGGCCCAGAGTCCGCTCAGCAAAAGCGTCCCTACCAGCAGCCCAACCAGCTTTTTCATCATCAGCTCCCCCTTAGTCTGTTAGCTCCGGTTTGAAAAAATCCCCGATCGCCCTGAACACCTCGTGGCTGTCACCCCGGACAGTCCGAGCCGGAGGCAAAGAGCGCAGAAACATCCGTCCGTAGCCTTTTTTAACCACCCGGCTATCGAGAATCAGCACCACGCCACGATCATTGCGGTGACGGATCAACCGGCCGAACCCCTGCTTGAAACGGATCACGGCCTGGGGCACGGTATATTCCATGAATGGGTCGCCGCCGCGCTGTTCAATGGCCTGGGCACGCGCTTCCAGGACCGGCTCGGTCGGCACTTTAAAAGGCAGGCGGGCGATAATCACTTGCTCGAGAGACCGCCCCGGCACATCGACCCCTTCCCAGAAGGAATCGGTCCCGAACAGTACGCTGGTCTCGTCTTCGGCAAAACGTTTGAGCAGCCGGTGGCGGTTCTCCTGCCCCTGACGCAAACAATGCAGCCGCTGCGCCTGCAGCACCGGGGCCAGTTCGTCATGCACCTGGCGAAGTAAGGCATAGGAGGTAAACAGTACAAAGCTCCGCCCCTGGCTGCACAGTACCGCCTTTTCCACCGCATCGCGGACGGCGGCGGCAAAGTTCGGCCGCCCCGGTTCGGGCAGGTCGGTAGGTATCGCCACCAGGGCCTGACGCTGGTAATCGAAGGGAGATTCCAAGGCCAGCTCGCGCAACCGCCCCGGCTCAACCCGGTCGAGACCAACCCGGGAATGGAAATAACCGAACGCTCCGGCTACGGCCAGGGTCGCGCTGGTCATGACCAGGGTCCGAAAACGCTGATAGAGGGCCTTGTTGAGGCTATCGGCCACTTCCAGCGGCGCCTGGCAAAGACTGGTGATCAACCCCTTGCCGCGGCCAACCCGCCCTTCGCGAATCTCGATCCACACACAGCTGGTGTCGGCGGCGGCCTGAAACGAACCGAGATCGGCGGCCAGGCCTTCCAGGCGACCGGCGATCCCGCCCAGGTCGACCATGGTCGGATTGAGCTTTTCGGCAACCGCGTCCGGCAGGGGTTCACAGAGGCGCAGCAGGCCCGCCAGCTTGTCGGCAAGCTCCTGGCAGCCCCTGCGCAACCGCTCGACCCGTTCACACAACTCCACCCAGAGATGGCTTTCACGAAACTCGGGCAGGACCCGGTGCTTGAGTTCAAATTTGTCGGTGACCTTTTTGCCAAGGGCACCCGGCAACCACTCGCCGATCCCCTGCAGTTCATCGAGGGATTCTTCCAGCAGCTGCTGGCGCTTGACCAGCAAGGATTCGATCTCGGCATGCAGCGGCCGGTACAGCTCGTCCATGGTCTGCGGCAGCTCTTTGGAGAGCTGATCCAGGAAACGCGGCAGCAGCCCTTGATTGGCCTTGCGCGGATGACGCAACCGATGCAGCACCCGGGCAAAGGTAAAGCGGGTCACCTGGGACGAAAAATAACTGGTCGCAACATCTTCCAGGTGGTGGGCCTCGTCAAGGATAATCCGTTCGAAAGGGGGCAACACCGCGGTCGCCGAATAGTTGTCGGTCTGCTGGCGCAGGGCCAGATCCGACAACAACAAAGCATGATTGACCACCAGGATATCGGCCCGCGCCGCCTGGCGTCTGGCCTTGTGGAAGAAACAGCGGCTGTAGTGCGCACACTTGACTCGGGCACATTGATCGGCTTCGCAGCAGACCTCTTCCCAGACCTGATAGTTGGGGATAAAAGACAGGTCTTCCCGCGACCCGTCGGCCGTAGTCTCCGCCCACTGGGCGATCTGCTGAAATTCTTCGACCAGATCCTGATCGAACAGGCCCGGTTCCCGCCCGGCAGTTTCGCCGCGACGCAGGCAATAATAGTTGCTGCGTCCTTTGACCAGAACCGCATAAAATTCCAGATCGGTAGACCTCCCCAGAAACGGCAGATCTTTGCGGATCAGCTGCTCCTGCAGGTTGATGGTGCGGGTCGAAACCACCACCCGCTCGCGATTGGCCCGCGCCCAGAGCAGAGCTGGCACCAGATAGGCCAGGCTTTTGCCGGTCCCGGTCCCGGCTTCAATCACCGCCAGCTGCTCCCGATTAAACGCCTCGCTGACCGCAAAGGCCATACGCAGCTGCTCAGGGCGCTCTTCGTAGTCGGGCAGCTTGGAGGCGATCATCCCGGCGGGGCCGAGCAGTTGACCGACTGCCTCAGGAGTAATCAGCTCCCGGTCCTTGTCGGCAAAGGCTTCCACAACCCTGTACACCTTATCCACAGAGTTATTCACAATGTAGAAACCGACCCCCAAAGCCCCGAATTGTGCGGCTACGGAGATATCCGCAGAGGAGGGTTTGAGCACCCCGGAAGGATGGTTGTGGATAACGATATCCCCATATCCACAGGTCTGCAGAATGGCGGGAACCGCGCTTTCAGAACCACGAGCCAGAACCTCGACCTGCACGATGCGCCGCTCGGCATCGGTCTGGCCAAGCACAAAAACCTCATTGCCGTCGGCCTGGGCAATGGCATAACGGATCTGGTCGATACTGTCAGGGGAAAAATAATCAAGCATGGGTCGGGATTATAGTGGAAGCGAGACAGGAATGGGACACTTAATTACAAGACCCCGATCCGCTGTCCCTGTCGATCAGCTCGAGCATTGTGCCCCCTGTTGCAAATCTGCTACCCTACAGGCAATCTCCAGAGAGGAAATCACCATGCCCGAGCTGCTGCAGATCTACCGAATCCTGCTGAAAACCTACGGTCAGCGCCACTGGTGGCCGGCCGATTCTCCGTTTGAGGTGGTGATCGGCGCGTTTCTGACCCAGAACACCAATTGGCGCAATGTGGAAAAAGCCATTGCCAACCTGCGCCGGGCCGACGCCCTGAGCTGTGCGGCGCTGCTGCGCCTGTCTGCCGCCGAGGTACAGGAACTGATTCGCCCGGCCGGGTTCTTTCGCCAGAAAGCCGAACGCCTGCAAGGCTTCTGTCACCATCTGCAAACCCACTACCAGGATAGCCTCGAGGCCATGCTGCAGCAGGACAGCCACCACATCCGCAGCGAACTGCTCAGCCTGAAAGGGATCGGTCCGGAAACCGCGGATTCGATCCTGCTCTATGCCGGGCAGCACCTGTCCTTTGTGGTCGATGCCTATACCAGGCGGCTGTTCAGCCGCATCGGTATTCTTCAGGGCGCGGAAAAGTATGCCGAAATCAGGGATTTGTTCATGGCCCGGCTGCCTGCCGAGGTCGAACTCTACAATGAATATCACGCCCTGATCGTGCAGCACTGCAAGGAATTCTGCCGCACCAAGCCTCTCTGTCCGGCTTGTCCTCTGGCCGATTTATGCTGTTATCCCAAAGCGTTAACTTGATCTATTGAGGATTCTGCGTTAGGGTGCCGATATTCCCTTTTTACCGATTCTGACTTAAACGGACGCAGCGATGATCAACCACTACCTCTTCCTGCTGAAAAAGTTTCTCGGCAACCTGCTCTTGCCGCTTCCCCTCACCCTGTTGCTGCTGCTCGGCGCTCTGCTCTTCATGCTGCGGCGCAAGACCCGCTGGTTCGGCATTCTGCTGGTCTGCGTGGCAACCGGATTGCTCTTTATCAGCAGCTATGCTCCGTTGAGCCATCGCCTGATCAGCAATTTTGAAAATCGCGTCCCGAGTTATTCCCAGCAGGATCTCCCGGCCGACTATATCGTTGTTCTCGGCAGCTGGCACCAGTCCACTGCAAACCAGCCATTGACCAGCCAAATCAGTCCCGACGGCATTGTTCGACTGGTGGAAGGCATCCGCATTTATCGCCTCAACCCCGGTAGCAAACTGGTCTTTACCGGCTATAGCGGCACGCCGGCAGATGCGGTCTCCTATCCGGCCAAGCTGCGCGAGCTGGCCTTGGAACTCGGGGTCCCCGACCATGACATCCTGACCTTTGAGGGCCCGCGCGATACCATTGAAGAAGCCCAATTGCTTGCCCGGGTCTTCCCGGTGGCACGACTGGTGTTGGTGACCTCGGCCATGCACATGCAACGGGCGCTTGGCCTGTTCCGGGGTGCCGGCCTCGACCCCCAGCCGGCTCCGACCGAGCATTTGAGCAAACCGATCAAAAGCTGGTGGACCTTCCCTTCCAGCAAAACCCTGGCCGACACCGAGTACTGGGCCCATGAAAAGCTCGGCCTGCTCTGGGCCAGACTCATGGGGCAGATTAAGGACAGCCCAACCGACAACTGACCCGCCGGAAAGTTTCAAACCCGCAAAAAATAGATCTTAACGCCGGAGTTTCGGGCCTTTCCCCTTGAACTTCAAGGCCGCATTTGTTAGCCTGCCGGATTAGTTTTCACTCTGAATCACCCATCCCTGCGGAGAGAACGGCATGGACTATAAAGAGACTTTAAATCTTCCCGAAACCGACTTCCCAATGCGCGCCAACCTGCCCAACCGGGAACCGGAAATCCTGGCCCACTGGCAACAGATCGGCCTGAACGAGCAACTGGAAAAAGCCCACCAGGGCAAGCAGAGCTTCATCCTGCACGACGGCCCTCCCTATGCCAACGGGCATATTCACATGGGCCATGCGCTCAATAAAATCCTCAAGGACATTATTGTCAAAAGCAAACGCATGCAGGGTTATTACACCCCCTATGTGCCGGGCTGGGATTGCCATGGCCTGCCCATCGAACTGATGGTCGACAAAAAGCTCGGCAAGAAAAAACGCGAGCTGAGCAAAGCCGACTTCCGCCGGGAATGCCGCGAATATGCCAAGGTCTGGATTCAAACCCAGAGTGAGGAATTTCAGCGCCTCGGCATCTTCGGCAACTGGCAGGATCCGTACCTGACCATGACCACCCACTACGAGGCGGCCACAGCCAGGGAACTGGCCAAACTGGCAGAAAAAGGCTCGCTCTTCAAAGGGAAAAAACCGATCCACTGGTGTACCTCCTGCGTCACCGCCCTGGCCGAAGCCGAGGTGGAATACGCGGATCACAGTTCACCCTCCATCTACGTCAAGTTCCCCTATGTCGACGAACTGCCGGCGTCATTGGCGCAACTTGGCGACAAGCCGCTGAGCTTTGTGATCTGGACCACCACCCCCTGGACCATCCCCGCCAACCTGGGGATCTGTCTGAACCCGGAGCTGACTTATGTGGCGGTCGACACCGGGGCGGAACGGCTGGTGATGGCCGAAGGCCTCTATCAAAAAGTCCTGAAGACCCTCGCGATCGAGGATTACCAGGTGGCCGCCACCTTTGAGTCCGCCCTGTTCGACAACAAGAACTGCAAACATCCCTTCTATGAGCGCAACTCGCTGATCATGCTCGGCGACCATGTCACGCTGGAAGCCGGCACCGGCTGTGTGCACACGGCGCCGGGGCATGGCCACGACGATTACCTGGTCGGTCTCAAATATGGTCTGGAGATTTACAATCCGGTTGATGATTACGGTCGTTATCGGGAAGATCTGGAACTGTTCGGCGGGATGAAACTGCAGGACGCCAACCGGGCGGTCAGCGAAAAACTGACCGAAGTCGGCGCGCTGCTCTATGAAAGCTCGGTCGAGCACAGTTACCCGCACTGCTGGCGCTGCAAAAAACCGGTTATTTTCCGGGCCACCGAGCAGTGGTTCATCAGCATGGATCACAACGACCTGCGCCAAAAAGCCCTGACTGAAATCGACCGGGTCGAGTGGATCCCGTCCTGGGGTCGTGACCGGATCTACAACATGGTTGCCGGCCGGCCGGACTGGTGTATCAGTCGCCAGCGCAGCTGGGGAGTGCCGATCACCATCGCCTACTGTGAAAAGTGCGGCGAAGCACTCAATGACGGCAAAGTCATGCACTACATCGCCGATCAGTTTGAAGAAACGGGCAGCGATATCTGGTTTGAAAAAGATGCCGCCGAGCTGCTGCCACCGGGAACTGTTTGCCCGGCCTGCGGTCATGATAAGTTCACCAAGGAAACCGACATTCTCGATGTCTGGTTTGACTCCGGGGTGTCCCACGCTGCGGTCTGTGAACACCGTGAAGAATTAAGCAGCCCGGCTGACCTGTATCTGGAAGGTTCCGACCAGCATCGCGGCTGGTTCCATTCGAGCCTGCTCGAATCGGTCGGCACCAGGGACCGGGCTCCCTACAAATCGGTCCTGACCCACGGCTTTGTCCTCGACAAGGACGGCCGGCCGATGTCGAAATCCATGGGCAATGTCATCGCCCCGGAAGAAATCATCCAGAAGTACGGAGCCGAAATCCTGCGCATGTGGGTCTCGGCCACCGATTACCGGGATGATATCCGTCTTGGCCAGGAAACCCTGCAGCGGCTCTCCGACGCTTACCGGCGCATCCGCAATACCGCCCGCTATCTGCTCGGCAACCTCAATGGCTTCGAACCGAGCCAGGACATGGTTGCTGACGCCGATCTGCTCGAACTCGACCGCTGGGCCCTGGCCCGCCTGGAACGGCTCGGCCAACGGGTCGCCAAGGCCTATGATAGCTATGAGTTCCACACCTTTTATCATGCGGTGCACAACTTCTGCAGCG
This genomic window from Pelobacter seleniigenes DSM 18267 contains:
- a CDS encoding sigma-54-dependent transcriptional regulator, which produces MAEQFRNLLVIDDEGSMRHMLRLVLEQHQYRVSEAANGAEAINLLYKEKFDVILSDIRMPDMDGLTFLEQPEVRALTSTIIMMSAYGSVDTALECMKRGAYDYISKPFKPDEVILTLRKAEERQQLKVENRQLKQALSKQEQNFSIEHIIHASPKMQQLLKLVKVAAKADSPVLISGETGTGKELIAKALHSESARKGQFLAINCSAITAGLLESELFGHKKGAFTGADRDKEGLFSIAHGGTLFLDEIADLPLELQPKLLRVLQESEIRKVGATRSEKINTRVIAAAGTDLQGAVQQGTFRQDLYYRLAVVDVHLPPLRERPEDIVKLSEYFLAKSCQREKRPCPQLTEEAKQTLTRYPWPGNVRELENYIEKALIFSHGEQLDLPALRMRQPPPGGFDAEEYSLKVATRRLEEEYIRKALKKTDRNRTQAAQLLEISLRSLMYKIKDYEIE
- the radC gene encoding RadC family protein, which encodes MRRIKDWPADERPREKLLASGAEKLTDAELLALIIRTGDGSGKNSAVDLARALLSRFGSFRQLAAASISELCQQPGIGPAKAAEIQALFQIGRRFADQRLQPGQPYRSSQDAFLHFHERLCDYRKEVFVALLLDTKNRLLKEVRISEGSLNASIVHPREVFAPALKEAAAAILFVHNHPSGDPTPSREDLNITERLKQVGELMGVRVLDHVIIGKGEYVSLADRGLL
- a CDS encoding ferritin-like domain-containing protein; this translates as MPQEFIHQEAIKQAVESAKQIMCFYRKAAEMVADEGGKRVFNRLADEKRAHVERFFRYYKGTEFGSFDEFIVTPCNEEAAVVKELDGIISEEVKERKAREIALGKEQQMERILRSKAKNIVDPGVRIVFEQLALESQKHFAVIESEYARFMGMPHETDIDTYVRE
- a CDS encoding GDSL-type esterase/lipase family protein, whose amino-acid sequence is MMKKLVGLLVGTLLLSGLWACDNKQQYLTPLRPNDVILAFGDSLTKGAGAAPELSYPAQLSRLIARKVINAGISGETSDEGARRLPGLLDDVKPDLVIICEGGNDILRKQDRGQLQENLRRMYEAAHQRDIQVVMIAVPQMGLLAKDLDLYRQLAEELKFPLLEDRLGELLFDRSYKSDAVHLNAQGYRKLAEAVADLLKSRGAI
- a CDS encoding helicase C-terminal domain-containing protein encodes the protein MLDYFSPDSIDQIRYAIAQADGNEVFVLGQTDAERRIVQVEVLARGSESAVPAILQTCGYGDIVIHNHPSGVLKPSSADISVAAQFGALGVGFYIVNNSVDKVYRVVEAFADKDRELITPEAVGQLLGPAGMIASKLPDYEERPEQLRMAFAVSEAFNREQLAVIEAGTGTGKSLAYLVPALLWARANRERVVVSTRTINLQEQLIRKDLPFLGRSTDLEFYAVLVKGRSNYYCLRRGETAGREPGLFDQDLVEEFQQIAQWAETTADGSREDLSFIPNYQVWEEVCCEADQCARVKCAHYSRCFFHKARRQAARADILVVNHALLLSDLALRQQTDNYSATAVLPPFERIILDEAHHLEDVATSYFSSQVTRFTFARVLHRLRHPRKANQGLLPRFLDQLSKELPQTMDELYRPLHAEIESLLVKRQQLLEESLDELQGIGEWLPGALGKKVTDKFELKHRVLPEFRESHLWVELCERVERLRRGCQELADKLAGLLRLCEPLPDAVAEKLNPTMVDLGGIAGRLEGLAADLGSFQAAADTSCVWIEIREGRVGRGKGLITSLCQAPLEVADSLNKALYQRFRTLVMTSATLAVAGAFGYFHSRVGLDRVEPGRLRELALESPFDYQRQALVAIPTDLPEPGRPNFAAAVRDAVEKAVLCSQGRSFVLFTSYALLRQVHDELAPVLQAQRLHCLRQGQENRHRLLKRFAEDETSVLFGTDSFWEGVDVPGRSLEQVIIARLPFKVPTEPVLEARAQAIEQRGGDPFMEYTVPQAVIRFKQGFGRLIRHRNDRGVVLILDSRVVKKGYGRMFLRSLPPARTVRGDSHEVFRAIGDFFKPELTD
- a CDS encoding endonuclease III domain-containing protein produces the protein MPELLQIYRILLKTYGQRHWWPADSPFEVVIGAFLTQNTNWRNVEKAIANLRRADALSCAALLRLSAAEVQELIRPAGFFRQKAERLQGFCHHLQTHYQDSLEAMLQQDSHHIRSELLSLKGIGPETADSILLYAGQHLSFVVDAYTRRLFSRIGILQGAEKYAEIRDLFMARLPAEVELYNEYHALIVQHCKEFCRTKPLCPACPLADLCCYPKALT
- a CDS encoding ElyC/SanA/YdcF family protein, producing the protein MINHYLFLLKKFLGNLLLPLPLTLLLLLGALLFMLRRKTRWFGILLVCVATGLLFISSYAPLSHRLISNFENRVPSYSQQDLPADYIVVLGSWHQSTANQPLTSQISPDGIVRLVEGIRIYRLNPGSKLVFTGYSGTPADAVSYPAKLRELALELGVPDHDILTFEGPRDTIEEAQLLARVFPVARLVLVTSAMHMQRALGLFRGAGLDPQPAPTEHLSKPIKSWWTFPSSKTLADTEYWAHEKLGLLWARLMGQIKDSPTDN
- the ileS gene encoding isoleucine--tRNA ligase yields the protein MDYKETLNLPETDFPMRANLPNREPEILAHWQQIGLNEQLEKAHQGKQSFILHDGPPYANGHIHMGHALNKILKDIIVKSKRMQGYYTPYVPGWDCHGLPIELMVDKKLGKKKRELSKADFRRECREYAKVWIQTQSEEFQRLGIFGNWQDPYLTMTTHYEAATARELAKLAEKGSLFKGKKPIHWCTSCVTALAEAEVEYADHSSPSIYVKFPYVDELPASLAQLGDKPLSFVIWTTTPWTIPANLGICLNPELTYVAVDTGAERLVMAEGLYQKVLKTLAIEDYQVAATFESALFDNKNCKHPFYERNSLIMLGDHVTLEAGTGCVHTAPGHGHDDYLVGLKYGLEIYNPVDDYGRYREDLELFGGMKLQDANRAVSEKLTEVGALLYESSVEHSYPHCWRCKKPVIFRATEQWFISMDHNDLRQKALTEIDRVEWIPSWGRDRIYNMVAGRPDWCISRQRSWGVPITIAYCEKCGEALNDGKVMHYIADQFEETGSDIWFEKDAAELLPPGTVCPACGHDKFTKETDILDVWFDSGVSHAAVCEHREELSSPADLYLEGSDQHRGWFHSSLLESVGTRDRAPYKSVLTHGFVLDKDGRPMSKSMGNVIAPEEIIQKYGAEILRMWVSATDYRDDIRLGQETLQRLSDAYRRIRNTARYLLGNLNGFEPSQDMVADADLLELDRWALARLERLGQRVAKAYDSYEFHTFYHAVHNFCSGDLSSFYLDILKDRIYTSPKSSIEYRSARSTMYRILDALTRMIAPVLTFTADEIWQRLPGEREASVHLAEFPAAIKGYIDDELEERYEQLRKVRSEVSRQLEKARAEKRIGQSLEAKVVLQVPANLQALLAQYQDLLPAYFIVSQVEMREQLDDGHAAEQIPDLKILIQAAEGEKCERCWNYKTTVGETAEHPTVCARCAAALAAE